Proteins encoded within one genomic window of Pigmentiphaga sp. H8:
- a CDS encoding MFS transporter, protein MTPIPAPAAPAPQAGPAFDFRPLLAAYMTCTMAMMGFVSVIGPVARLLHLAAWQAGAVITVGGVLWMLLARTWGAASDRLGRRRVLLAGVGGFALSYWAMCAVAIASLYFFPAAGLVFAGLVLTRGAVGAFFAAIPSVSQALVADHLPAERRAAAMASLGAANAIGLVLGPAIVAALTPLGLSLPLALIALLPLLGLGLLWKALPDSPPAHGTATTALRLVEPRLRRPMTVAFVCMFCVSMAQITVGFFAIDQLGLAPEAAARTAGLALAMVGVALIVAQLAVRRLGWSTQRLIRAGALVSAAGFGAVPLASSGAMLEAAFFVAAAGMGWMFPAFAAMASNAVAAHEQGAAAGSVGAAQGLGIVLGPLAGTLLYEAGPGVPYALAAVLLVLVAAWPAHTGA, encoded by the coding sequence ATGACTCCGATACCCGCGCCCGCCGCGCCGGCCCCGCAAGCCGGCCCGGCCTTCGACTTCCGCCCCCTGCTGGCGGCCTACATGACCTGCACCATGGCGATGATGGGCTTCGTCTCGGTCATCGGCCCCGTCGCACGATTGCTGCATCTGGCGGCATGGCAGGCCGGCGCCGTCATCACCGTGGGCGGCGTGCTGTGGATGCTGCTGGCCCGGACCTGGGGCGCCGCCAGCGACCGGCTGGGCCGGCGGCGCGTGCTGCTTGCGGGCGTGGGGGGCTTCGCCCTGAGCTACTGGGCGATGTGCGCCGTCGCCATCGCCTCGCTTTATTTCTTTCCCGCCGCCGGACTGGTCTTCGCCGGCCTCGTCCTGACCCGGGGCGCGGTGGGCGCGTTCTTCGCCGCGATCCCCTCGGTCAGCCAGGCGCTGGTGGCCGATCACCTGCCCGCCGAACGGCGAGCCGCCGCCATGGCCTCGCTGGGCGCGGCCAATGCCATCGGCCTCGTGCTGGGACCGGCCATCGTCGCGGCGCTCACACCGCTGGGCCTGTCGCTGCCGCTGGCCCTAATCGCGCTGCTGCCGCTGCTCGGCCTGGGCCTGCTGTGGAAAGCGCTGCCCGATTCGCCCCCCGCCCATGGCACCGCCACGACGGCACTGCGCCTGGTCGAACCCAGGCTGCGCCGGCCGATGACGGTGGCCTTCGTCTGCATGTTCTGCGTCTCCATGGCGCAGATCACCGTCGGCTTCTTCGCGATCGACCAACTGGGCCTGGCGCCCGAGGCCGCCGCGCGCACCGCCGGCCTGGCGCTGGCCATGGTGGGCGTGGCGCTCATCGTCGCGCAGCTGGCGGTGCGCCGCCTGGGCTGGAGCACGCAGCGCCTGATCCGCGCCGGCGCGCTGGTCAGCGCGGCGGGCTTCGGCGCCGTGCCGCTGGCCAGCAGCGGGGCCATGCTGGAAGCCGCTTTCTTCGTTGCCGCGGCGGGCATGGGCTGGATGTTTCCCGCATTCGCCGCGATGGCCTCGAACGCCGTGGCGGCGCATGAACAAGGCGCGGCCGCCGGATCGGTGGGCGCCGCGCAAGGACTGGGCATCGTCCTGGGCCCGCTGGCCGGCACCCTGCTGTACGAGGCCGGTCCAGGCGTGCCCTATGCGCTGGCCGCCGTCCTGCTGGTGCTGGTGGCCGCCTGGCCCGCGCACACCGGGGCCTGA
- a CDS encoding LysR family transcriptional regulator: MQAPLQDLFAFLAVVRAGGFREGARASGTSASSLSEAVRRLEARLGVRLLHRTTRSVTPTEAGARLVERLVPALGEVETALDVVNGFRDRPAGTLRLNVPLSAARLVLAPLVTPFLQAYPDIKLEIVVEDGFVDLLAAGCDAGIRYDERLEQDMIAIPIGPRWQRFATAAAPAYLAARGRPTHPRDLLGHVCLRGQFSSGAMPAWEYERKGEVLRVEPAGPLLVSLGSGVELAVQAARDGLGIIHLFEGWLQPDLDSGALEPVLKSWWRPFTGPFLYYSGRRHLPSPLRAFIDFVRAHEGTGKPSRKPSPR; encoded by the coding sequence ATGCAAGCACCGCTCCAAGACCTGTTCGCCTTCCTGGCCGTGGTTCGCGCCGGGGGCTTTCGCGAAGGCGCCCGCGCCAGCGGCACCTCGGCCTCGAGCCTGAGCGAAGCGGTGCGGCGGCTGGAGGCTCGGCTGGGTGTCCGGCTGCTCCATCGCACCACCCGCAGCGTGACGCCGACCGAGGCCGGCGCCCGGCTGGTCGAACGGCTGGTCCCCGCGTTGGGCGAAGTGGAAACCGCGCTCGACGTCGTCAACGGGTTCCGCGACCGGCCCGCCGGGACCTTGCGCCTGAACGTTCCGCTCAGCGCGGCGCGGCTGGTGCTTGCCCCCCTCGTCACCCCCTTCCTGCAAGCCTATCCCGACATCAAGCTGGAAATCGTGGTCGAGGACGGCTTCGTCGACTTGCTGGCCGCGGGCTGCGACGCCGGCATCCGCTACGACGAGCGGCTGGAGCAGGACATGATCGCGATTCCCATCGGGCCGCGCTGGCAGCGCTTCGCCACCGCCGCCGCGCCCGCCTACCTGGCGGCGCGCGGCCGGCCCACGCATCCGCGCGACCTGCTCGGCCACGTCTGCCTGCGCGGCCAGTTCTCCAGCGGCGCCATGCCCGCCTGGGAGTACGAACGCAAGGGGGAAGTGCTGCGCGTGGAGCCCGCCGGGCCGCTGCTGGTCAGCCTGGGCAGCGGCGTCGAACTGGCCGTCCAGGCTGCGCGAGACGGCCTGGGCATCATCCACCTGTTCGAGGGCTGGCTGCAGCCCGACCTGGACAGCGGCGCGCTGGAGCCCGTGCTCAAGTCCTGGTGGCGCCCGTTCACCGGCCCCTTCCTTTATTATTCCGGCCGCCGGCACCTGCCGTCGCCCCTGCGGGCCTTCATCGACTTCGTCCGCGCGCACGAAGGCACCGGCAAGCCCTCACGAAAACCCTCCCCACGTTGA
- a CDS encoding NAD(P)/FAD-dependent oxidoreductase yields MDHDVIIIGGSYAGLSAGMQLARARRRVLVIDAGERRNRYAPLSHGFLTRDGEAGADIAAIARDQLLRYETVEWLDARVDAVAQAGEGFAVSVGAQVRTARRLVLATGVKDELPDLPGLAPRWGIHVFHCPYCHGYELQQGRIGVLALSEMSMHQAMMLPDWGATTLFLNEAFEPDAQQLALLAGRGVALVRGRVARLDGEGVAVVMSDGEVHALDGLFIAARVRSSGLAEQLGCVMEEGPWGSTIKTDTTKATSVPGVFACGDTGRPAGSVAAAVGDGAMAGAAAHRSLMFGL; encoded by the coding sequence ATGGACCACGACGTAATCATCATCGGCGGAAGCTACGCCGGGCTTTCTGCGGGCATGCAACTGGCCCGCGCCCGGCGCCGCGTGCTCGTGATCGATGCCGGCGAGCGCCGCAACCGGTATGCGCCGCTGTCCCATGGTTTCCTGACGCGCGACGGCGAGGCGGGAGCCGACATCGCCGCCATTGCCCGGGACCAGCTGCTCAGGTACGAAACGGTGGAGTGGCTGGATGCCCGCGTGGACGCGGTGGCCCAGGCAGGCGAGGGCTTCGCGGTGTCGGTGGGCGCGCAGGTGCGCACGGCGCGGCGCCTCGTGCTCGCGACGGGCGTGAAGGACGAATTGCCGGACCTGCCGGGACTTGCGCCGCGCTGGGGCATCCATGTGTTCCATTGTCCGTATTGCCATGGCTACGAGTTGCAGCAGGGCCGCATCGGCGTGCTGGCCTTGTCCGAGATGTCCATGCACCAGGCGATGATGCTGCCTGACTGGGGAGCGACGACGCTGTTCCTGAACGAGGCCTTCGAGCCCGATGCCCAGCAGCTCGCGCTGCTGGCCGGGCGCGGCGTGGCCCTCGTGCGGGGACGGGTGGCGCGGCTGGACGGTGAAGGCGTGGCGGTGGTCATGAGCGACGGCGAAGTCCATGCGCTGGATGGACTGTTCATCGCGGCCCGGGTCCGTTCCTCGGGATTGGCCGAGCAACTGGGCTGCGTGATGGAAGAGGGCCCGTGGGGCAGCACGATCAAGACCGATACGACCAAGGCCACCAGCGTGCCGGGTGTGTTCGCGTGCGGCGATACGGGCCGGCCCGCCGGCTCGGTGGCGGCGGCGGTGGGCGATGGCGCGATGGCGGGCGCCGCGGCGCATCGCTCGCTGATGTTCGGGTTGTAG
- a CDS encoding TonB-dependent siderophore receptor, translated as MRRRAHRAAPRPSLSGPLCAGLLATCQSLVAPAHAQAAPEQALPAIEVSGSADRPNGKLNLDTPAAAASNLGLTARETPASVTVVDRATIDARGAQNTQEILRAIPGVTAHDAPGNVGVSYRGFGTGSISQLFNGINVQYSIAARPVDSWIYERVEAIGGPSSFLFGAGAVGGSINYVTKLARREDISEGQLRLGSNGLKEASVGLNRRIAGEAGGPGHYLRLDINHRDADSWVDGTGTRATQLAASVLSDFGNGFTHTLAYEYQHEHVDRPYWGTPLLNPIAGTASIDEGTRFKNYNSADGVYIQRVQWLRSIAEWRVSDKLQWRNTFYVYDALRDYRNVENYRFNADNTQVIRSSALLQRHDQHLVGNRIDGIYHGEIAGRKSDWAFGVDASVNRQTRFPNSLSGTIGTVNPYDYGTERFFDIPGMSPGFRPDRDNKVRTLAVYAENRTALRPDLHLVTALRHERIQLDLTNRREITAANPAEFRRGYHPTTGRIGLVWDVTQDAALYAQYATAADPPSGVLSTASFADVRNNSELTSGRQAEVGGKLDFWEGKGTATLAAYRISRRNIASQDPNDSSMTVLVGEQSSRGLELAVGLQPDRRWSIQGNIAYVDARYDDYTQGGVSLAGKRPTNTPATVANLWVSYAVTPALQASLGLRRVGRVYADAANTVSWPAYLLVDLGVSYRIDRRTAIVARIRNLTDKVYAANMTPTMAYLGAPRTADVSLRIAF; from the coding sequence ATGCGCCGGCGCGCGCATCGCGCCGCGCCGCGCCCATCCCTGTCCGGCCCCCTGTGCGCCGGCCTGCTCGCCACCTGCCAGTCGCTTGTGGCGCCCGCTCATGCCCAGGCCGCCCCTGAACAGGCCCTGCCCGCCATCGAAGTCAGCGGCAGCGCCGACCGGCCCAACGGCAAGCTCAACCTCGACACGCCCGCCGCGGCCGCCAGCAATCTCGGCCTGACCGCCCGCGAGACCCCCGCCTCGGTCACCGTGGTCGATCGCGCCACGATCGATGCGCGGGGCGCGCAGAACACGCAGGAGATCCTGCGCGCCATCCCCGGTGTGACCGCCCACGATGCGCCCGGCAACGTGGGCGTGAGCTATCGCGGCTTCGGCACCGGCTCCATCAGCCAGCTGTTCAACGGCATCAACGTCCAGTACTCGATCGCCGCCCGTCCCGTGGACAGCTGGATCTACGAGCGCGTCGAAGCCATCGGCGGCCCGTCCAGCTTCCTGTTCGGCGCCGGCGCGGTGGGTGGATCGATCAATTATGTGACCAAGCTGGCCCGGCGCGAGGACATCTCGGAAGGCCAGTTGCGGCTGGGCAGCAACGGACTCAAGGAAGCCTCGGTCGGACTGAACCGGCGCATCGCGGGCGAGGCCGGCGGCCCCGGCCACTACCTGCGCCTGGATATCAACCATCGCGACGCCGACAGCTGGGTCGACGGCACCGGCACGCGCGCCACGCAGCTCGCGGCCTCGGTGCTGTCCGACTTCGGCAACGGCTTCACCCACACCCTGGCCTACGAGTACCAGCACGAGCATGTCGACCGCCCCTACTGGGGCACGCCGCTGCTGAACCCGATCGCCGGCACCGCGAGCATCGACGAAGGCACCCGCTTCAAGAACTACAACAGCGCCGACGGGGTGTACATCCAGCGCGTGCAGTGGCTGCGTTCCATCGCCGAGTGGCGGGTCAGCGACAAGCTGCAATGGCGGAACACCTTCTACGTCTACGACGCCCTGCGCGACTACCGCAACGTCGAGAACTATCGCTTCAACGCCGACAACACCCAGGTCATACGGTCGAGCGCGCTGCTGCAACGGCACGACCAGCACCTGGTGGGCAACCGCATCGACGGCATCTACCACGGCGAGATCGCCGGCAGGAAAAGCGACTGGGCCTTCGGCGTCGATGCCAGCGTGAACCGCCAGACCCGCTTTCCGAACAGCCTGTCCGGCACGATCGGCACGGTCAATCCCTACGATTACGGCACCGAGCGCTTCTTCGACATTCCCGGCATGTCGCCGGGTTTCCGGCCGGACCGCGACAACAAGGTACGCACCCTGGCGGTCTATGCAGAGAACCGTACCGCGCTGCGGCCGGACCTGCACCTGGTCACCGCGCTGCGCCACGAGCGCATCCAGCTCGACCTGACCAACCGGCGCGAGATCACGGCCGCCAATCCGGCCGAGTTCCGTCGCGGCTATCACCCGACCACGGGGCGCATCGGCCTGGTCTGGGACGTCACCCAGGATGCCGCGCTTTACGCGCAGTACGCCACCGCCGCGGATCCACCGTCGGGCGTGCTGTCCACCGCCTCGTTCGCGGACGTGCGCAACAACAGCGAACTGACCTCGGGCCGCCAGGCCGAGGTGGGCGGCAAGCTGGATTTCTGGGAAGGCAAGGGAACGGCCACGCTGGCCGCCTATCGCATCTCGCGCCGGAACATCGCCAGCCAGGATCCGAACGACAGCAGTATGACCGTGCTCGTGGGCGAGCAGTCGTCCCGGGGGCTGGAACTGGCCGTGGGCCTGCAGCCCGACCGGCGCTGGTCCATCCAGGGCAACATCGCGTACGTGGACGCGCGCTACGACGACTACACCCAGGGCGGCGTGTCGCTGGCGGGCAAACGCCCGACCAACACGCCGGCCACGGTCGCCAACCTGTGGGTGTCCTATGCCGTCACGCCCGCGCTGCAGGCCAGCCTAGGACTGCGCCGCGTGGGCCGCGTGTACGCCGACGCGGCCAACACCGTGTCCTGGCCCGCCTACCTGCTGGTGGACCTGGGGGTGAGCTACCGCATCGACCGCCGGACCGCGATCGTGGCGCGCATCCGCAACCTGACCGACAAGGTCTATGCGGCCAACATGACACCGACCATGGCTTACCTGGGCGCCCCGCGCACCGCCGACGTCAGCCTGCGGATCGCTTTCTAG
- a CDS encoding M28 family peptidase: MASYFIEPRVARLAALAAAVLLLAGCGGDGAVAPETACAGRVNDTEDKLLACMTLDGVMSHLREFDRIARANGGHRASGSPGYEASGAYAERVLRDAGYAVTRSSFDFVRYENLGASVLRQVGPGAAVDFAHRVMDYSGSGDVSAAVGVVGGRGCRADDFAGFPPASIALIERGDCSFDQKIGLAEKAGAVGAVVYNNAEGMVHGALSPRAGVDIPVLEATQALGRQLAATPGLVLRVAASTRRDPATTFNLVAEGRSGDENHVVMVGGHLDSVQAGPGINDNGSGSAAVLETAVQLARTTTRYRLRFALWGAEEEGVLGSADYVGGLAPEALAKIAMYLNFDMIGSPNPGYFIYDGDNSDGRSQGPGPAGSEVIEQTFERFYAARNTPFKGTPFDGRSDYGPFIELGIPAGGISSGVDEIKTEADVALWGGKAGITFDPCYHAACDDLANLDPAALEFNSKAVAAATLHHANDLRGILRTAPQGGAARTVRKGYTPPADMRPRHLPALR, translated from the coding sequence ATGGCTTCGTATTTCATCGAACCGCGTGTCGCTCGGCTGGCGGCGCTGGCCGCCGCGGTGCTGCTGCTTGCCGGCTGCGGCGGCGACGGGGCCGTCGCGCCCGAGACCGCCTGTGCCGGGCGCGTCAACGACACCGAAGACAAACTCCTGGCGTGCATGACGCTCGACGGCGTCATGAGCCATCTGCGGGAGTTCGACCGCATCGCCAGGGCGAACGGGGGCCATCGGGCTTCGGGATCGCCGGGCTACGAGGCCTCGGGCGCCTACGCGGAGCGCGTGCTGCGTGACGCCGGCTATGCCGTGACCCGCTCGTCATTCGACTTCGTCAGGTACGAGAACCTGGGGGCGAGCGTGCTGCGCCAGGTCGGACCCGGGGCCGCGGTGGATTTCGCGCATCGGGTCATGGACTATTCCGGTTCGGGCGATGTCTCGGCGGCGGTGGGCGTCGTCGGTGGCAGGGGGTGCCGCGCCGACGACTTCGCCGGATTTCCGCCGGCCAGCATCGCCCTGATCGAACGCGGAGATTGCAGCTTCGACCAGAAGATCGGGCTTGCCGAAAAGGCGGGTGCCGTGGGGGCCGTCGTCTACAACAACGCGGAAGGCATGGTCCATGGCGCGTTGAGCCCGCGGGCTGGCGTCGATATCCCGGTACTGGAGGCAACCCAGGCCCTGGGCCGGCAACTGGCGGCGACGCCCGGCCTGGTGCTGCGGGTGGCGGCCTCGACCCGGCGCGATCCCGCGACCACCTTCAACCTGGTCGCCGAGGGCCGCAGTGGCGACGAGAACCACGTGGTCATGGTGGGCGGGCACCTGGATTCGGTGCAGGCCGGCCCGGGCATCAACGACAATGGCAGCGGATCGGCGGCCGTGCTCGAGACCGCGGTGCAACTGGCGCGCACGACGACGCGGTACAGGCTGCGCTTTGCCCTGTGGGGCGCCGAGGAAGAAGGCGTGCTGGGCTCGGCCGACTACGTCGGCGGGCTGGCGCCCGAGGCCCTGGCCAAGATCGCGATGTATCTGAACTTCGACATGATCGGATCACCCAACCCGGGTTATTTCATCTACGACGGCGACAACTCCGATGGCCGCAGCCAGGGGCCGGGGCCGGCCGGCTCCGAGGTGATCGAGCAGACCTTCGAGCGTTTCTACGCCGCCCGGAACACGCCGTTCAAGGGAACGCCGTTCGACGGCCGTTCGGACTACGGCCCGTTCATCGAACTGGGCATTCCCGCGGGCGGCATTTCCTCGGGCGTGGACGAGATCAAGACCGAGGCGGATGTCGCGCTATGGGGCGGCAAGGCCGGCATCACGTTCGATCCCTGCTACCACGCTGCCTGCGACGACCTGGCGAACCTGGATCCGGCCGCGCTGGAGTTCAACAGCAAGGCGGTGGCGGCGGCAACGCTGCACCATGCCAACGACCTGCGGGGCATCCTGCGCACGGCCCCGCAGGGGGGCGCGGCGCGTACGGTACGCAAGGGCTACACGCCGCCGGCCGACATGCGGCCGCGGCACCTGCCCGCGCTGCGCTAG
- a CDS encoding aldo/keto reductase family oxidoreductase has translation MTDLQAAGSFALGDRPVRRMGYGAMQLAGPGVFGPPRDRARALAVLRAAVEAGVDHIDTSDFYGPHVTNQLIREALHPYRDLTIVTKVGAVRGPDASWNPAQSPEQLTQAVHDNLRNLGLDVLDVVNLRIMGDVHAPSEGSIEQPFTALAQLQRQGLIRHLGLSNATAAQVAQARRIAPVVCVQNHYNLAHRADDALIDQLGGQGIAYVPFFPLGGFSPLQSGILTRVAQRLEATPMQVALAWLLARAPNLLLIPGTSSPEHLRENLAAAALTLPADAMADLDGIAAQARA, from the coding sequence ATGACCGATCTGCAAGCAGCGGGCAGTTTTGCCCTGGGGGACCGACCCGTGCGCCGCATGGGCTACGGCGCGATGCAACTGGCGGGACCGGGGGTGTTCGGGCCGCCGCGGGACCGCGCCCGGGCGCTGGCGGTGCTGCGCGCCGCGGTCGAGGCCGGCGTCGACCATATCGATACCAGCGACTTCTACGGCCCCCACGTCACCAACCAGTTGATCCGCGAGGCCCTGCATCCCTACCGGGACCTGACCATCGTGACCAAGGTCGGCGCCGTGCGCGGGCCCGACGCTTCGTGGAATCCGGCGCAAAGCCCCGAACAGCTCACGCAGGCCGTGCACGACAATCTGCGCAATCTGGGCCTGGACGTGCTGGACGTGGTCAACCTGCGCATCATGGGGGACGTGCACGCGCCGTCCGAAGGGTCGATCGAGCAGCCGTTCACCGCGCTGGCGCAATTGCAGCGGCAGGGGCTCATCCGCCACCTGGGCCTGAGCAACGCCACGGCCGCGCAGGTGGCCCAGGCCCGGCGCATCGCCCCGGTCGTGTGCGTGCAGAACCATTACAACCTGGCGCACCGCGCCGACGACGCGCTGATCGATCAACTGGGCGGCCAGGGCATCGCCTACGTGCCGTTCTTCCCGCTGGGCGGTTTCTCGCCGCTGCAATCGGGCATCCTGACCCGCGTGGCGCAGCGGCTGGAGGCGACGCCCATGCAGGTCGCGCTGGCCTGGCTGCTGGCGCGCGCGCCCAACCTGCTGCTGATACCGGGAACGTCTTCGCCGGAGCATCTGCGGGAGAACCTGGCGGCGGCCGCGCTGACGCTGCCCGCCGATGCGATGGCGGACCTGGACGGCATCGCGGCGCAAGCGCGGGCGTAG
- a CDS encoding PepSY domain-containing protein, which translates to MRTRLKRWLYLLHRWLGIVMCAFFVMWFASGVVMMYVGYPKLTAAERLQHLPALDPAAPLLGPAQALAAAGIDSTPKNLRLSAASAGRPVYLATLADGSRAGAPVAIDAATGTLLRAIDTEHAVASAAAYAGGAVQARYAGLVDEDAHTHSRALDPHRPLHRVQLDDEAGTLLYVSSHTGEVVRDATRTERAWNYAGAWIHWLYPFRGNFFDRHWAAIVDGLSIAGIAVALTGTIVGLLRWRFARPYRSGSRSPYRAGMMRWHHLAGLAFALTTLTWIFSGLMSMNPWGLFSSGRGGPSVAAVYGDTDAMPAGAAPVQALLAGGNVRELRWVHRLGHELVLAYGPAGRLALLDARTAQAVNLDPDELRRAATELMPAPVARIQRLDRYDLHYYDRAPHTMTGGGDKPLPVWRIEFDDPAATWVHLDPYTGSILNSTDRPRRASRWLFAMLHSWDWLPLLERRPLWDAVLILFSLGGIALSATGLVIGWRRLRLSGHRFRA; encoded by the coding sequence ATGCGTACACGCCTCAAGCGCTGGCTCTATCTGCTGCATCGGTGGCTGGGCATCGTGATGTGCGCGTTCTTCGTGATGTGGTTCGCCTCGGGCGTGGTCATGATGTACGTCGGCTATCCCAAGCTCACCGCGGCCGAGCGCCTGCAACACCTTCCCGCGCTGGACCCGGCGGCGCCTCTGCTCGGGCCCGCGCAGGCGCTGGCGGCGGCCGGCATCGACTCGACACCGAAAAACCTGCGGCTGTCGGCGGCCAGCGCCGGCCGGCCGGTCTACCTGGCCACGCTGGCGGATGGCTCGCGGGCCGGCGCGCCCGTGGCCATCGACGCCGCGACCGGAACGTTGCTGCGCGCGATCGATACCGAGCATGCCGTGGCCAGCGCGGCCGCCTATGCCGGCGGCGCCGTCCAGGCGCGCTATGCGGGCCTGGTGGACGAGGACGCGCACACGCACTCGCGTGCCCTGGACCCGCACCGGCCGCTGCACCGGGTGCAACTGGACGACGAAGCGGGCACGCTACTGTACGTCTCCAGCCACACCGGCGAAGTGGTGCGCGATGCGACGCGTACCGAGCGTGCCTGGAACTACGCGGGCGCGTGGATCCACTGGCTCTATCCATTCCGCGGCAATTTCTTCGACCGCCACTGGGCCGCCATCGTCGATGGCCTGTCCATCGCCGGCATCGCCGTCGCGCTGACCGGCACCATCGTCGGGCTGCTGCGCTGGCGCTTCGCCCGCCCCTACCGCAGCGGCTCGCGCTCGCCGTACCGGGCCGGCATGATGCGCTGGCATCATCTGGCGGGACTGGCATTCGCGTTGACCACGCTCACCTGGATATTCAGCGGCTTGATGTCCATGAATCCGTGGGGCCTGTTCAGCAGCGGCCGCGGCGGGCCTTCCGTGGCCGCCGTGTACGGCGACACGGACGCGATGCCCGCCGGTGCCGCTCCCGTGCAGGCGCTGCTGGCCGGCGGCAACGTCCGCGAGCTGCGCTGGGTCCATCGCCTGGGGCACGAACTCGTCCTGGCCTACGGCCCGGCCGGCCGCCTCGCGCTGCTCGACGCCCGGACCGCGCAGGCCGTCAACCTGGACCCGGACGAACTGCGCCGCGCGGCGACGGAACTCATGCCCGCTCCCGTAGCCCGCATCCAGCGGCTCGACCGCTACGACCTCCACTACTACGACCGGGCTCCGCACACCATGACGGGCGGCGGCGACAAACCGCTGCCGGTCTGGCGCATCGAGTTCGACGATCCCGCCGCGACCTGGGTGCACCTCGACCCCTACACCGGCTCCATCCTGAACAGCACCGACCGCCCGCGCCGCGCCTCGCGCTGGCTGTTCGCCATGCTGCACAGCTGGGACTGGCTGCCGCTGCTGGAGCGCCGGCCGCTGTGGGACGCGGTGCTGATCCTGTTCAGCCTGGGCGGCATCGCGTTGAGCGCCACCGGCCTCGTCATCGGCTGGCGCCGGCTGCGCCTGTCCGGGCATCGCTTCCGGGCTTGA
- a CDS encoding TetR/AcrR family transcriptional regulator: protein MQGHDPGQRPRVRAPQNRRAELLDAAERLFLQKGVVQTSVDDITTGAQVSKGTFYLYFSSREELLGALRERFIQGFCLRVDTAVRRRAAPGEKGWNARLRAWFSAMLDGLLDQVMLHDMLFHDPHPASRELMKDNPIIVQLEALLEAGAAAGAWRVADSHAMAIMMFHSMHGLADDAVARGATAQRARIVRRLTDTFAAALRSC, encoded by the coding sequence ATGCAAGGTCACGATCCAGGCCAGCGGCCGCGCGTGCGCGCGCCGCAGAACCGGCGCGCCGAGCTGCTGGACGCGGCCGAACGCCTCTTCCTGCAAAAAGGCGTGGTCCAGACCAGCGTCGACGACATCACCACCGGCGCCCAGGTCTCCAAGGGTACGTTCTACCTGTATTTTTCCTCTCGGGAAGAACTGCTGGGCGCGCTCAGGGAACGCTTCATCCAGGGCTTCTGCCTGCGCGTGGATACGGCCGTGCGGCGCCGCGCGGCCCCCGGCGAAAAGGGATGGAACGCCCGGCTGCGCGCCTGGTTCTCCGCCATGCTGGATGGACTGCTGGACCAGGTCATGCTGCATGACATGCTGTTCCACGATCCCCATCCGGCCAGCCGCGAACTCATGAAGGACAACCCCATCATCGTCCAGCTGGAAGCCCTGCTGGAAGCCGGTGCCGCGGCCGGAGCCTGGCGAGTGGCCGACAGCCACGCCATGGCGATCATGATGTTCCACTCCATGCATGGACTGGCCGACGACGCCGTCGCGCGCGGCGCCACCGCGCAGCGCGCGCGCATCGTGCGCCGGCTGACCGATACCTTCGCCGCGGCGCTGCGCTCCTGTTGA
- a CDS encoding DUF2946 family protein, whose protein sequence is MHRPFLRSTSQDRHRGIAMLVLLALLWGMLAPAIANTLARPNDAWVELCSVYGPKLIKLSDDGSQPSQDDSATTPADCPYCRLHAAVALPSPRGGLVLVGLVVSAEAPALPPAPLLGTAPISRPPPSRAPPSTSVS, encoded by the coding sequence ATGCATCGGCCATTCCTCCGATCCACCAGCCAGGACCGCCATCGCGGCATCGCGATGCTGGTCCTGCTCGCGCTGCTCTGGGGGATGCTGGCGCCGGCCATCGCCAATACGCTGGCCCGGCCCAACGATGCCTGGGTCGAGCTTTGCAGCGTCTACGGTCCGAAACTGATCAAGCTGTCGGACGACGGCTCCCAGCCATCGCAGGACGACTCGGCCACGACGCCTGCCGACTGCCCGTATTGCCGGCTCCATGCCGCCGTCGCACTGCCCTCCCCCCGTGGCGGTCTCGTCCTGGTGGGCCTCGTCGTCTCGGCCGAGGCGCCAGCGCTTCCTCCCGCTCCGCTTCTGGGCACGGCGCCCATCTCGCGCCCGCCGCCCTCCCGCGCCCCGCCTTCCACGTCCGTTTCCTGA
- a CDS encoding Rrf2 family transcriptional regulator, producing the protein MPPTRPRVRTDSRLSRMLHVLLHMARDDQPVTSAQIARMLGTNAAVVRRTMAGLRKAGYVQSEKGHHGGWRLDCDLADVTLLDIHRAVGGPRVFAIGADHAHPDCAVERVVNAALADALEEAQALLVRRLGAVTLADLAREFDQICHAASWGLADHPQS; encoded by the coding sequence ATGCCCCCGACAAGACCCCGCGTGAGAACCGATAGCCGCCTTTCCCGGATGCTGCACGTGCTGCTGCACATGGCCAGGGACGACCAGCCCGTGACGTCCGCCCAGATCGCCCGGATGCTGGGCACCAATGCCGCCGTGGTGCGCCGGACCATGGCGGGCCTGCGCAAGGCGGGCTACGTGCAGTCCGAGAAAGGCCACCATGGCGGCTGGCGGCTCGATTGCGACCTGGCCGACGTCACGCTGCTGGACATCCACCGAGCGGTGGGCGGGCCCAGGGTCTTCGCGATCGGCGCGGACCACGCCCATCCCGATTGCGCGGTCGAACGCGTGGTCAACGCCGCGCTGGCCGACGCGCTGGAAGAGGCGCAAGCCTTGCTCGTCCGGCGCCTGGGCGCGGTGACATTGGCCGATCTGGCCCGGGAATTCGACCAGATCTGCCATGCGGCCTCGTGGGGCCTGGCGGACCACCCGCAGTCTTGA